The sequence below is a genomic window from Phoenix dactylifera cultivar Barhee BC4 chromosome 16, palm_55x_up_171113_PBpolish2nd_filt_p, whole genome shotgun sequence.
AACAAATATTTCATaactttcattgatgatttctcgcgTTATGGTTATGTTTACTTAATTAATGATAAATCCCTCGCtcttaaaaaaattcaagataTTTAAAATAGAAGTTGAAAAATAATGTGGGAAAAGTATTAAAGTTGTAAGATCTGACCATGGTGGTGAATACTATGATTAGTATGGCGAGTCCGATCAGAACATGGGTGATTTTGCGAGATTTTTACAAGAATGTGGGATAGTTCCTCAATACACAATGCGAGGAACATCTAAGCAAAATGGTTTTTCTAAAAGACGTAATCGGACTCTGAAGGATATGGTCAGGAGTATGATGAGTAGAATAAAATTTGTCAGAATTCTTATGGGGTGAAACATTGAAATCTGCCATGTGCATTCTGAACAGGGTTCCTAGTAAAGCTGTtgagaaaacttcttttgaattgtggACAGGTCGTAAACCCAATTTAGCCCATTTTAAAGTTTGGGGCTGCCCAGCTGAGGTTAGAATTTATAATCCTTATGAAAAGAAATTAGACCCCAAATCCACACCTGATTTTTTCATTGGGTATCCAGATAGATCAAAAGGCTATAAGTTCTATTGTCTTAATCGTGGCACCATAATTGTTGAGTCCATTATGGGGAAATTTTTGGAGAATGATGTTGGTAATAGTAAGAGCTCTatgttaaataaattttttgctGAACCGGATCAAGTTGTTGTTTCGATTCCCGTTGTACAAGAAAAAGTTATTTCTTAGCCAATTACAACAGTTAATGAATAACCTGAGCATCAAGAAGAACTTCACGTTCCTCCTCCAACACCAGTATAGTCATTTTCTGAACCACAAGTTAGGAGATCACAAAGGGAAAGAAGGTCTGCCTTGCCTAATGACTATATTGTCTACTTACTGGAGAGTTATTTTAATATTGGGCATAATATTGATCttgtttcttttaatgaagcatTAACTAGACCTGACTCAGATAAATGGCTGAATGCCATGGAAGATGAAATGCTTTCTATGAAGAGAAATAGAGTTTGGAAACTTGTTGAACTTCCACCACATGTTAAGGCCATAGGTTGTAAATGGGTTTACAAATCCAAGTTAGACTCAAAAAGGGATGTTGAACGACAAAAGGCTAGACTGGTTGCCAAAGGGTTCACTCAAcgagagggcattgactataatGAGACTTTTTCGCCATTTTCATCCAAAGATTTCTTTAGAATTATCATGGCACTTGTAGCACACTAAAATTTGGTgctttatcaaatggatgttaagatAGCATTTTTAAATGGAGATCTCTATGAAGAAGTTTACGTGAGGCAACCTGAAGATTTTGTCGTAGAGGAAAGAAAAATTTGGTGTGTAAGTTGAACAAATCCATACACGGGCTCAAGCAAGCATCCCGATAATAgtatttgaaatttgatgaagttgtgcttctcttggttttgttgaaaatatagtggaccaatgcatttatctcaagatcagtgggagaaaattcattttttcttgttttgtatgtggatgatattttaCTTGTCAGTAGTGACTTAGGGTTACTTCATGAGACAAGCAAATATCATCTCctaattttgaaatgaaagatcttggggaagctTCTTTTGTATTGAAAATTGAGATACAGCATGATAGAGGCCATGGTTTGTTTGGTTTTCACAGAAGACATACATCCGACGCATCTTAGAGAGGTTCAACATGCAAAACTGTGCACCCGGTGATGTACCGATAGTAAAAGAGGATAAGTTTAGCAAAGCCCAGTGTCCAAGAAATGAACTTGAAAgagaatctttgaagaacatACGCTATGCAAGTACTGTagggagcttgatgtatgctCAAGTTTGCACTAGACCTGACATAGCCTATGCAGTAAGCGTCCTTAGTAGATTTCAATCGAATCCAGGACAAGAGCATTGGAAAGCAGCTAAGAAAGTTAtgagatatttgaaaaagaCTGAAGGTTATATGCTTACCTTTCAGCGTATAGATCATCTTGAGGTGGTAGGCTACTCAGATTCTGATTTTGCAGGATGTCAAGATGATCTGAAGTCAACTTCAGGTTATATTTTTATGATGGCTGGTGGTGCTATTTCTTGGAAAAATATTAAGCAAACTCTAGTGGCTTCTTCTACCATGCAGGTTGAATTTGTGGCATGTTATGGAGCTACAGTCCAAACCATTTGGTTTAGAAATTTTATTTCAGGACTGAAAGTTGTTGATTCTATCTTGAGACCAATTACCATCTATTGTGATAATAGTGTAGCGGTGTCCTTTTTAAAGAATAACAAGTGTTCTGGTAGCTCTAAGCATATAGACATCAAGTACTTGGTGgtcagagataaagttaaagaagggcagacaaaaatagagcataTAAATACAAAAGCAATGATTGCAAACCCATTGACTAAGAGACTCGCAACGAAAGTCTTTAAGACACATATTGCTAATATGGGCATTGTGGAAACCTTTGATGTTTTTGGTTAGTGGGAGTTATTTATGTAAAAGAACTATGTTTTGGCTTGATCCCTCTTTacagggtacgtaggcaactcaTATGCTTCGGGTACAGCCTCTtccaattataaaaatatttatcttcCTATTTATAATTCTGTATTTTGTGCACAGAAATTATAAGTATGTTTGAGCATGCATTGCACATATGTCTTTTattatgatatcattttgatctcGAGATACAATACATAAAGACATGATGTGAGTCTCTTTTGAGACATGTGGCTTCTTTTGAAGCATTTTGAGGACCGATATGAATTAGCACACCTTTGATCACATTTTGGTGCTAAGTTCATACTATATACTACCACATTGGTTGGAGGATGGGGATCCATGTCGATAAGAATATTAGTATTTGTAGCTGTGGAGTGGTCTTACATCGATTAAATGGTGTAACGACTTCCATGCTCAATGTTGATGTTCTTGTTAGACCGGATCATGTATCCAAGGTTATTATCATTTGAGCTATATGTGTGGCCACTTTTGTAGTCTAACCCGAGAGTCGTTTTCAaaataaagtttttaaattaatatgacAATCCGTGTTcgcccaagtgggagaatgttagaataattttaaaatatgggcttacactgattgcgtatttttgttttataaaacgggttagacatatggctcagaatggtactatggttaagcccaatatgatgtgtgatcattttgttttatgggctttggtgcgccttggatgtataggattgagtcctatttattgtggtacttttggtatgtagACCAGAAAACCTAATTAGGATTTTGGAGCCTTTAATGGGAAGGCCCCTCTATGTTTCTTATATATAGGCTAGGTCCCCCTTTCCTCTCCATGtggttgatagcttgccccattgacggttatcttttgtgaggagcaaggaaggGAAGATCCAGCCGCTATTATTACAGGTGATTGAAGATCGTATTCAATATGTCTTTCGCAGGTATATCTCTCAAATCTTGAATACGCTATTTATTGTGATTCTaatcttagcatgttattatttttatatttaacaaGATTCTACAACATATATGTAAATTTTGTATGTAAAATGCTCATACAAAGCATTAATTCACGGGTGCAATGCATAGTTGACCATTAGATATATGTGCTGCCGTGTATATATACCTTCATAGATACTTCTAGCCGAAGGTGATGACtgcatgaatatatatatattcctgtTTCACATGATAAAACTTGCATGTGGATGAATCATCACTACAAGAAAAGGAAGTTTTGGCGACGCTTTTCACTTGTATGTGGATGAATCATCACTACAAGAAAAGGAAGTTTTGGCGCCGCTTTTTAAGGtctttaccgatgcttataagcgtcggtataaATCTTCCC
It includes:
- the LOC120104124 gene encoding secreted RxLR effector protein 161-like, with product MQNCAPGDVPIVKEDKFSKAQCPRNELERESLKNIRYASTVGSLMYAQVCTRPDIAYAVSVLSRFQSNPGQEHWKAAKKVMRYLKKTEGYMLTFQRIDHLEVVGYSDSDFAGCQDDLKSTSGYIFMMAGGAISWKNIKQTLVASSTMQVEFVACYGATVQTIWFRNFISGLKVVDSILRPITIYCDNSVAVSFLKNNKCSGSSKHIDIKYLVVRDKVKEGQTKIEHINTKAMIANPLTKRLATKVFKTHIANMGIVETFDVFG